A window of Halostella salina contains these coding sequences:
- a CDS encoding sugar phosphate isomerase/epimerase family protein, with protein sequence MQIGVHTPPLYGEPLADALAYLNGIGVDAVEPGVGGHAGDTHLPRDEYLDDDEAQAELLGLLSEHDMEISALATHNNPIHPDEATAEEADRELREAIELAAQLDVDTVTTFSGLPAGGPNDEVPNWITAPWPNEHAEAHEYQWKEVAIPYWSEIAEFAEDHGVNVAIEMHPNMLVYEPHGLLRLREATNERIGANFDPSHLYWQGIDVTDAIRLLGEADAIHHFHAKDTKVYDANAREKGVLDTTAYTEEADRSWLFRSIGYGHGEAHWKDVVSTLRMVGYDGTLSIEHEDSLTSSREGLEKAVDVLSRAVFETTPGDAHWV encoded by the coding sequence ATGCAGATCGGCGTCCACACACCACCGCTGTACGGCGAACCGCTGGCCGACGCACTGGCGTATCTGAACGGCATCGGCGTCGACGCCGTCGAACCCGGCGTCGGCGGCCACGCCGGGGACACGCACCTGCCCCGGGACGAGTACCTGGACGACGACGAGGCCCAGGCCGAACTGCTGGGTCTCCTGTCGGAACACGACATGGAGATCAGCGCGCTGGCGACGCACAACAACCCGATCCACCCTGACGAGGCGACCGCCGAGGAAGCCGACCGGGAGCTACGGGAGGCCATCGAGCTCGCGGCCCAGCTTGACGTGGACACGGTCACCACGTTCTCGGGCCTGCCGGCGGGCGGCCCGAACGACGAGGTGCCGAACTGGATCACCGCGCCGTGGCCCAACGAGCACGCCGAGGCCCACGAGTACCAGTGGAAGGAGGTCGCGATCCCCTACTGGTCCGAGATCGCCGAGTTCGCGGAGGACCACGGCGTGAACGTCGCTATCGAGATGCATCCGAACATGCTCGTGTACGAACCGCACGGCCTCCTGCGGCTCCGCGAGGCGACCAACGAGCGGATCGGCGCGAACTTCGACCCCTCACACCTCTACTGGCAGGGGATCGACGTGACGGACGCGATCCGGCTGCTCGGCGAGGCGGACGCGATCCACCACTTCCACGCCAAGGACACGAAGGTGTACGACGCCAACGCCCGCGAGAAGGGCGTGCTCGACACGACGGCCTACACCGAGGAGGCCGACCGCTCGTGGCTGTTCCGCTCAATCGGCTACGGCCACGGCGAGGCACACTGGAAGGACGTGGTCTCGACGCTCAGGATGGTCGGCTACGACGGCACGCTCTCGATCGAACACGAGGACTCGCTGACGAGTTCGCGGGAGGGGCTGGAAAAGGCCGTCGACGTGCTCTCACGCGCCGTGTTCGAGACGACGCCCGGCGACGCCCACTGGGTGTAG
- a CDS encoding DUF5305 domain-containing protein codes for MSDLFPPRVRLVTARYGRELAVACVVIGLITLAAGGAVAATSETETVTEERNPQRVETAVETSAVVADDDSVWEEGATLENNARYLINDTPVLTVTPVTDAPSGTEVTHQLRMEVRAVADGETFWRNETVLVKETTTATDGTARTNATIDVRELDERLDNTTERLRNVGSLSVSLSVSTTYDTGDYAGELSASAPLRVTENAYWIDGELSSDRQHSTPVTRETEVPPDYGLLLSLFAGSVGAFGMGGVLWMGREDAVDVGAIREEIHRRRHDEWISCGSIPMWVDKEQVQLDTLEDVVDVAIDGNQRVIHDQRSDIYAVIDGDMIYYYCREGSWDQMAWPDVGTIDAAAEEQSAAEAAANADGMLGDAPDPDDEDAWEQL; via the coding sequence ATGAGCGACCTTTTCCCGCCACGCGTTCGTCTGGTCACGGCCCGGTACGGCCGCGAACTGGCCGTGGCGTGTGTGGTCATCGGGCTGATCACGCTTGCGGCCGGCGGGGCCGTCGCTGCGACGTCGGAGACGGAGACCGTGACCGAGGAGCGAAACCCACAGCGCGTCGAGACGGCAGTCGAGACGAGCGCCGTGGTGGCCGACGACGACTCCGTCTGGGAGGAAGGGGCCACGCTGGAGAACAACGCGCGCTACCTGATCAACGACACGCCCGTCCTCACGGTCACGCCGGTCACGGACGCGCCGAGCGGGACGGAGGTGACCCATCAGCTCCGGATGGAGGTCCGTGCTGTCGCCGACGGCGAGACGTTCTGGCGCAACGAGACGGTGCTGGTCAAGGAGACGACGACCGCCACCGACGGGACGGCCCGGACGAACGCCACCATCGACGTGCGCGAACTCGACGAGCGACTCGACAACACGACCGAGCGCCTCAGAAACGTCGGGTCGCTCTCCGTCAGCCTCTCGGTCAGCACGACGTACGACACGGGCGACTACGCCGGCGAACTGTCGGCCAGCGCGCCGCTCCGTGTGACCGAGAACGCCTACTGGATCGACGGCGAACTGTCGTCCGACCGCCAGCACTCCACGCCGGTCACCCGAGAGACCGAGGTCCCGCCGGACTACGGACTCCTGCTGTCGCTGTTTGCCGGTAGCGTCGGCGCGTTCGGCATGGGTGGCGTGCTCTGGATGGGCCGCGAGGACGCGGTCGACGTGGGGGCGATCCGCGAGGAGATCCACCGCCGCCGGCACGACGAGTGGATCTCCTGTGGGTCGATCCCGATGTGGGTCGACAAGGAGCAGGTCCAGCTGGACACGCTGGAGGACGTGGTCGACGTGGCGATAGACGGGAACCAGCGGGTGATCCACGACCAGCGGTCCGACATCTACGCCGTGATCGACGGTGACATGATCTACTACTACTGCCGCGAGGGGTCCTGGGACCAGATGGCGTGGCCGGACGTCGGAACGATCGACGCCGCGGCCGAGGAGCAGTCGGCCGCCGAAGCGGCGGCGAACGCCGACGGGATGCTCGGGGACGCACCCGACCCCGACGACGAGGACGCCTGGGAACAGCTCTGA
- a CDS encoding signal peptidase I, producing the protein MTVRAAVRGVVEALLIVALVSLLLGQALGQPILLGYVTTDSMEPEISAGDGFVVLPTAVTGEVEEGDVVVFEAQRLNGGGLTTHRVVDRTTEGYVTKGDNNPFTDQDGPEPPVSDRQIRAKALQVGGSVVTIPHLGTAVDGARGVVTGVVGPTTPGDSVGGILVLSGAVLFVVAGLTGSKDRPKTRARTRPNVLDKRLLFGLLLLIVVVPTTAAMTVPSGTMEYAVLGAEQTEDDPLIVEPGGETTVEQRIKNDGMVSTVVVVEPASEGVSVSDERATVPSGSATATNVTLQGPAAEGVAYREVTERRYVALLPAGVIEGLHDVHPWTAIAAINGVVVAGVTLLVVLAVGLRDQRLRSIGGERSVTDRLRRRLGL; encoded by the coding sequence GTGACAGTCCGTGCAGCCGTCAGGGGGGTCGTCGAGGCCCTCTTGATCGTCGCGCTCGTCTCGCTTCTGCTCGGACAGGCGCTCGGCCAGCCGATCCTGCTCGGCTACGTGACGACGGACAGCATGGAACCGGAGATCTCGGCGGGCGACGGATTCGTCGTCCTCCCGACGGCGGTGACGGGCGAGGTAGAGGAAGGCGACGTCGTGGTGTTCGAGGCCCAGCGGCTCAACGGCGGCGGCCTGACGACCCACCGCGTCGTCGACCGGACGACGGAGGGGTACGTGACGAAGGGGGACAACAACCCCTTCACCGACCAGGACGGCCCGGAGCCGCCGGTTTCGGACCGACAGATACGCGCGAAAGCGCTGCAGGTCGGCGGGAGCGTCGTCACCATCCCGCATCTCGGGACCGCCGTCGACGGCGCTCGGGGCGTCGTCACGGGGGTCGTCGGTCCGACGACGCCGGGCGACAGCGTCGGCGGCATTCTCGTCCTTTCGGGGGCGGTGCTGTTCGTTGTCGCCGGGCTGACGGGGTCGAAGGACCGGCCGAAGACGCGGGCGCGGACGCGCCCGAACGTGCTCGACAAACGGCTCCTGTTCGGCCTGCTCCTGCTGATCGTGGTCGTCCCGACGACGGCGGCCATGACGGTGCCCTCGGGAACGATGGAGTACGCAGTCCTCGGGGCCGAACAGACCGAGGACGACCCGCTGATCGTCGAACCCGGCGGGGAGACGACCGTCGAACAACGGATCAAAAACGACGGCATGGTGTCGACGGTCGTCGTGGTCGAACCGGCCAGTGAGGGTGTGTCTGTATCCGACGAACGGGCGACGGTCCCGAGCGGCAGCGCCACCGCGACGAACGTGACGCTCCAGGGGCCGGCGGCCGAGGGTGTCGCCTACCGCGAGGTGACCGAGCGGCGCTACGTCGCGCTTCTCCCGGCGGGTGTGATCGAGGGGCTCCACGACGTCCACCCGTGGACCGCGATCGCGGCGATCAACGGCGTCGTCGTCGCCGGGGTCACGCTGCTGGTCGTCCTCGCCGTCGGCCTGCGGGACCAGCGACTCAGGTCGATCGGCGGCGAGCGGTCGGTGACTGACCGCCTGCGGAGACGGCTTGGATTGTGA